The following proteins come from a genomic window of Micavibrio aeruginosavorus EPB:
- a CDS encoding L-histidine N(alpha)-methyltransferase, with the protein MAHPKLNDDQKKDVTAAAINLFSGIEHGHMGRIAYLDNGSFLFNKFVHENPNYYLYNDEIELFSKNCAELTRNFRFCTRAVIVGPGPRDSFMQKEMHILKYMPHLQEIIFIDLSQKFNDAAKKAIDRSYIFNRMGVRTSYLTMSFRIAAHFLVPQENTAVLCTGSLISNLENVKSTEPFPKVKARIFMQGLQHLAGPNGKILIGYDSNNNIDTLLRAYDQCLEPFMINIMRVIRDNVPGAQTMKVGPDYFSYEASVIPCVPLVEHRLLVKQDQTITITSRNKTPITFELKQGQRLTMMTSLKPRPQLLDSVGRNIGLYTADIYRHRSGPTLHVFST; encoded by the coding sequence ATGGCCCATCCAAAGCTAAACGACGATCAGAAAAAAGACGTTACCGCTGCGGCCATCAACCTGTTCAGCGGGATTGAGCACGGCCATATGGGCCGGATCGCCTATCTCGATAATGGGTCATTTTTGTTCAATAAATTTGTTCATGAAAACCCGAATTACTATCTGTACAACGACGAAATTGAACTGTTTTCAAAAAATTGCGCCGAGCTTACCCGGAATTTTCGTTTTTGCACCCGCGCCGTCATTGTCGGCCCCGGCCCACGAGACAGCTTTATGCAGAAGGAAATGCATATCCTCAAATACATGCCCCATTTGCAAGAGATTATTTTTATCGATTTGAGCCAAAAATTTAATGATGCAGCAAAGAAGGCGATTGACCGATCCTATATCTTCAACCGCATGGGCGTTCGCACGTCTTATCTGACGATGAGTTTTCGCATTGCCGCGCATTTTCTTGTCCCGCAAGAAAACACTGCGGTCTTGTGCACGGGATCGCTGATATCCAATTTGGAAAATGTAAAATCTACGGAGCCGTTTCCTAAAGTCAAAGCGCGAATTTTTATGCAAGGGTTGCAACACCTCGCTGGGCCCAACGGAAAAATATTGATCGGATATGATTCAAACAACAATATCGATACATTGTTACGGGCTTATGATCAGTGCCTTGAGCCTTTTATGATCAATATCATGCGCGTCATCCGAGACAATGTCCCCGGTGCGCAAACTATGAAGGTCGGGCCCGATTACTTCTCCTACGAAGCCAGCGTGATACCCTGCGTACCTTTGGTTGAACACAGATTGTTGGTTAAGCAGGATCAAACCATTACCATTACTAGCCGCAATAAAACCCCGATTACGTTCGAGCTTAAACAAGGGCAGCGGTTGACGATGATGACATCTTTAAAACCGCGCCCGCAATTACTGGATTCAGTGGGCCGCAATATCGGCCTGTACACGGCGGATATTTATCGACATCGCAGCGGCCCGACACTGCATGTTTTCAGCACATAA
- a CDS encoding helix-turn-helix domain-containing protein yields MTITTAQIRGARAVLNWSQQDLADRCGLSATSIGSIENNQSTPRNNTLHTIQKAFESAGIEFLGTTGIRLRSGEVRVFTGQAGLIDFYEDIYSTVRNYAGDILVSNVDERLFIKHLGQYAQTHIDRMRALKKIKYKILIREGDDFVPGESYAEYRWIPSELFASVPFYVYGDKLAIMLFDANVTVILMDYPAIASAYRMQFADMWNRSTPVGTSVKVAA; encoded by the coding sequence ATGACGATTACCACCGCACAAATTCGTGGCGCGCGCGCCGTATTGAACTGGAGCCAACAAGATCTGGCCGATCGATGCGGGTTGTCTGCGACGTCGATTGGTAGCATTGAAAATAACCAAAGTACACCCCGCAACAACACCCTGCACACCATTCAAAAGGCCTTTGAATCCGCCGGGATTGAATTTTTGGGCACCACCGGCATTCGCCTGCGCAGCGGCGAAGTGCGCGTGTTCACGGGCCAGGCCGGGCTGATCGATTTTTACGAAGACATCTACAGCACCGTGCGGAACTACGCCGGTGACATTCTGGTCAGTAACGTCGATGAACGCCTGTTTATCAAACATCTGGGACAATACGCGCAAACGCATATCGACCGCATGCGCGCCTTGAAAAAAATTAAATATAAAATCCTGATCCGTGAAGGCGATGATTTCGTTCCGGGCGAATCCTATGCCGAATATCGCTGGATCCCCAGCGAACTGTTCGCATCGGTTCCGTTCTATGTCTACGGCGACAAACTGGCCATCATGTTGTTTGATGCCAATGTCACCGTCATTCTGATGGACTATCCGGCGATTGCCAGCGCCTATCGCATGCAGTTTGCCGACATGTGGAACCGATCAACCCCTGTTGGTACATCCGTAAAAGTTGCGGCATAA
- a CDS encoding M3 family metallopeptidase: protein MTDTNPLLTPSDVPNMAPAFDKIREDHFLPAVEAGIEEARKNIAAIKANKDAPTFDNTIVALETASEMLSAASGVFYNMLSANGTDGLQALSDKIGPLSANFSSDVSLDPDLFARVKAVWDQRDSLSLTPEQSRMLDETYKGFVRGGALLNDADKAKLRDMNERLSTMGPAFSNNVKKSAEKFELWITDESDLSGIPDGARAVAKQMAEDKGRNDAWLFTLDFPSYLPVVQYADKRELREKIWRAFASRAYGDEFDNSQMVLDIVTLRDARAKLLGYNDHAAYVLEQRMARTEDEVRAFLTKLKNAYKPAAEKDLKMLQDFARKMNGPDPIQPWDVAYYGEKLKQDLFKFSSEDLRPYFPLDNVLKGVFQHFTKLFNLRFVANDKYPVWHPDVTAYDVFDNDDGRFMGTFYADFFPRTGKKDGAWMTAFRDQGLYRGEVRRPVIAIVCNFTKPTKDQPSLLTFDELLTLFHEMGHAIHGMLSDVTYMSMAGTNVLWDFVELPSQVQENWAYTSETLDLFAAHYKTGEKIPADLVKKLNDAKNFMGGWAGLRQVSFALLDMAWHTADPSTIKDTATFEDSVMKDMSLFPRLAGPQSTAFSHLFAGGYSAGYYSYKWAEVLDADTFALFEEKGLYDQDTAKAYKAEILSRGGSEHPQVLYVRFRGRDADPDALLRREGLLDPNQIHSGQVA, encoded by the coding sequence ATGACCGATACCAATCCGCTGCTGACCCCGTCCGATGTGCCGAATATGGCCCCGGCCTTTGACAAAATCCGGGAAGATCATTTCCTGCCCGCCGTCGAAGCCGGCATTGAAGAGGCCCGCAAAAACATCGCAGCAATCAAAGCCAATAAGGACGCGCCAACATTCGACAACACCATCGTCGCGTTGGAAACCGCATCGGAAATGTTGAGCGCGGCATCGGGCGTGTTTTACAACATGCTGTCCGCCAACGGCACGGACGGATTGCAAGCTTTGTCCGACAAGATCGGCCCGCTGAGCGCGAATTTTTCCAGTGACGTATCATTGGACCCCGACTTGTTTGCCCGTGTAAAGGCCGTTTGGGACCAACGCGACAGCCTGTCCCTGACCCCGGAACAATCCCGCATGCTGGATGAAACATATAAGGGGTTTGTTCGTGGTGGCGCGTTGCTCAATGACGCGGACAAGGCCAAATTGCGCGATATGAATGAACGCCTGTCCACCATGGGCCCGGCATTTTCCAACAACGTGAAAAAATCGGCCGAGAAATTCGAACTGTGGATCACGGACGAATCCGATCTGTCCGGTATTCCGGACGGCGCGCGCGCCGTCGCCAAACAAATGGCCGAAGACAAGGGCCGCAATGACGCATGGCTGTTTACGCTGGACTTCCCCAGCTATCTGCCCGTCGTGCAATATGCCGACAAGCGCGAATTGCGTGAAAAAATCTGGCGCGCATTCGCCAGCCGCGCCTATGGCGATGAATTTGATAACAGCCAGATGGTTTTGGACATCGTGACCTTGCGCGATGCCCGGGCCAAATTGCTGGGGTATAACGACCATGCGGCCTATGTCCTGGAACAGCGCATGGCCCGGACCGAGGATGAAGTGCGCGCGTTTTTGACAAAATTGAAAAACGCGTACAAACCCGCCGCCGAAAAAGACCTGAAAATGTTGCAGGATTTTGCCCGAAAAATGAATGGCCCGGACCCGATCCAGCCATGGGATGTGGCCTATTACGGCGAAAAACTGAAACAGGATCTGTTTAAATTCTCATCCGAAGATCTGCGCCCGTATTTCCCGTTGGACAATGTTTTGAAGGGCGTGTTCCAGCATTTCACCAAATTGTTCAACCTGCGCTTCGTTGCCAATGACAAATATCCTGTCTGGCACCCGGACGTGACCGCCTATGACGTATTCGACAATGATGACGGGCGTTTCATGGGCACGTTCTACGCCGACTTCTTCCCCCGCACGGGCAAGAAAGATGGCGCATGGATGACCGCGTTCCGGGACCAGGGTCTGTATCGCGGTGAAGTCCGCCGCCCGGTGATCGCCATTGTCTGCAACTTCACCAAACCGACGAAGGATCAGCCCTCTCTCCTAACCTTTGATGAATTGCTGACTCTGTTCCACGAGATGGGCCACGCCATTCACGGCATGTTGTCGGATGTGACGTATATGTCCATGGCCGGAACAAACGTGTTGTGGGATTTCGTTGAATTGCCGAGCCAGGTTCAGGAAAACTGGGCCTATACATCCGAAACGCTGGACTTGTTCGCCGCGCATTACAAGACGGGTGAAAAAATTCCGGCCGATCTGGTCAAGAAACTGAACGATGCCAAAAATTTCATGGGGGGCTGGGCCGGATTGCGTCAGGTCAGCTTCGCCCTGCTCGACATGGCATGGCACACCGCTGATCCGTCCACGATCAAGGACACGGCTACGTTTGAAGACAGCGTGATGAAGGACATGTCCCTGTTCCCGCGTCTGGCCGGGCCGCAATCCACGGCGTTCAGCCATTTGTTCGCGGGCGGGTATTCCGCCGGATATTACAGTTACAAATGGGCCGAAGTGCTGGACGCCGATACCTTTGCCCTGTTCGAGGAAAAAGGATTGTACGATCAGGACACAGCCAAGGCGTACAAGGCCGAAATCCTGTCCCGTGGCGGCAGTGAGCACCCGCAGGTACTGTATGTCCGGTTCCGGGGTCGGGATGCCGACCCGGACGCCCTGCTCCGCCGCGAAGGGCTGCTGGACCCCAACCAGATCCATTCGGGTCAGGTGGCATAA
- a CDS encoding M3 family metallopeptidase — MTTHDDTTNPLINPPALPHGVPAFDRIKVEHFKPAFEYFMAKSQAALDEIRFNPDAPTFENTIEALERLDGITHPVISAYYNFTSFNTSKELMEMSDWVTNLLTPPRIAMMQDKGLFERVQTIYENRKALKLSTEQNTLLKKTYRAFLGTGIHLPPEGKVRFQEIAEALAKATEEFDQNNIKDAEANPIIVDDIQLLDGVPKDVINAYATAAEEKGLTGKWLISDATSTPVLLYGKNRDLRARVHTTSMEQSTSGAYDNHDTIMKIITLRKDQANLMGFETYAHMALSTRMAKNPETVLNFLDRNLKAYRPRAEEHLNRIQKLARDMDAITDFKPYDYAYYNNINMQRSFNVDNQEIRKYFSLDNVLKGVMTHAEKLFNIRFTPADGQYPVWNDDVKTFDVHDQKTGKQIGVFYGDYFARAGNKQDGAWMNAFRNAGIDQDGKQQIPLILNCCNFLKPAKGEPCLLSLEDVITVFHEMGHGLHGLLGKGRYASLNGTNVTRDFVELPSQVQENWAMEKDVLKTYAFHKDTGAVIPDDLIDKIIAKSNYAAGYAGLRQTYFGLLDMEWQTIDPANVTSVEDVEDSVIARAWLMPRNGTGLMSTSFGHIFPGGYAAGYYGYKWAEVLDADVFAKFKATDLYDRKLGDDLRRHIYEKGGTRQASNLFRAFMGRNPDPDALLRREGLLPANDNADAAPQASQKRKGPAPAP, encoded by the coding sequence ATGACGACGCACGACGACACCACGAATCCGCTGATCAATCCGCCCGCCTTGCCGCACGGCGTACCCGCCTTTGACCGGATCAAAGTCGAGCATTTCAAACCCGCGTTCGAGTATTTCATGGCGAAGTCGCAAGCCGCGCTGGATGAGATCCGCTTTAACCCCGATGCGCCGACGTTCGAAAACACGATCGAAGCGCTGGAGCGCCTGGACGGAATTACACATCCCGTTATCAGCGCCTATTACAATTTCACATCGTTCAACACCTCGAAAGAATTGATGGAGATGAGCGATTGGGTCACAAACCTTCTGACCCCGCCGCGTATCGCCATGATGCAGGACAAAGGACTGTTCGAACGCGTTCAAACAATTTACGAAAACCGCAAAGCGCTAAAACTGTCCACCGAACAAAACACCTTGCTGAAAAAGACGTATAGAGCTTTCCTGGGTACGGGCATCCACCTGCCACCGGAAGGCAAGGTTCGTTTTCAGGAAATCGCGGAAGCCCTCGCCAAAGCGACCGAAGAATTTGACCAGAACAATATTAAGGACGCCGAAGCCAACCCGATTATCGTGGATGATATTCAATTGCTGGATGGCGTACCAAAAGATGTCATCAACGCCTATGCCACGGCCGCGGAAGAAAAAGGCCTTACGGGGAAATGGCTGATCAGCGATGCCACATCGACTCCGGTCTTGCTCTACGGTAAAAATCGCGATTTGCGGGCCCGTGTCCATACGACCAGCATGGAACAATCGACCAGCGGCGCATACGACAACCACGACACCATTATGAAGATCATCACGTTGCGCAAAGACCAGGCCAATTTGATGGGCTTTGAAACCTATGCGCACATGGCGCTCAGCACCCGCATGGCCAAAAACCCGGAAACGGTTTTGAATTTCCTGGATCGCAATTTGAAAGCCTATCGCCCGCGTGCGGAGGAGCATTTAAACCGCATTCAAAAACTGGCGCGTGATATGGACGCAATCACGGATTTCAAACCGTATGATTACGCCTATTACAACAATATCAACATGCAACGGTCTTTTAACGTTGATAACCAGGAAATCCGTAAATATTTCAGCCTGGATAACGTGCTGAAGGGCGTGATGACCCATGCGGAAAAACTGTTCAACATCCGCTTTACACCCGCAGATGGGCAATACCCGGTCTGGAACGATGATGTAAAAACATTCGATGTTCACGACCAGAAAACAGGCAAACAGATTGGTGTTTTCTACGGCGATTATTTCGCTCGGGCCGGCAACAAACAAGACGGCGCCTGGATGAATGCGTTCCGCAATGCCGGGATTGATCAGGATGGGAAACAACAAATCCCGTTGATCCTCAATTGCTGTAACTTCCTGAAACCCGCCAAGGGGGAACCGTGCCTGCTCTCGCTGGAGGATGTGATTACCGTTTTCCACGAAATGGGGCATGGTTTGCACGGCTTGCTGGGCAAGGGGCGGTATGCATCGCTGAATGGCACAAACGTCACCCGCGACTTTGTCGAACTGCCCAGCCAGGTTCAGGAAAACTGGGCCATGGAAAAAGACGTTTTGAAAACCTATGCCTTCCACAAGGATACAGGCGCGGTTATTCCGGATGACTTGATCGACAAGATTATTGCCAAGAGCAATTATGCCGCCGGATATGCGGGCCTGCGCCAGACTTATTTCGGCCTGCTTGACATGGAATGGCAAACGATTGATCCGGCAAACGTCACATCCGTCGAAGATGTTGAAGATTCCGTTATCGCCCGTGCATGGCTGATGCCACGCAATGGCACAGGATTGATGTCCACGTCATTCGGCCATATTTTCCCGGGCGGCTACGCCGCAGGATATTACGGGTATAAATGGGCCGAGGTTCTGGACGCGGATGTCTTCGCCAAATTCAAAGCCACGGACCTGTACGACCGCAAGCTGGGCGATGATCTGCGCCGTCATATTTATGAGAAGGGCGGCACGCGCCAGGCCTCTAACCTGTTCCGCGCCTTTATGGGCCGCAACCCTGACCCGGATGCGTTGTTGCGTCGTGAAGGGCTGTTGCCCGCCAACGACAATGCGGATGCCGCGCCGCAAGCCAGCCAGAAACGCAAGGGCCCAGCCCCGGCCCCATAA
- the mnmC gene encoding FAD-dependent 5-carboxymethylaminomethyl-2-thiouridine(34) oxidoreductase MnmC — translation MIRSEIFDDIYFSAANGWAETQHVFLGGNNLAQRWADDAGDRRTRFTIAETGFGTGLNMLSAWALFDEVAPEHLKLDLVSFELYPLTKNQIAEVLAPWADKLGQHRIDALLRDYPIRVAGWHRIELSPRVTLTLIFDDVNAAISRVVIPGGVDAWFLDGFAPAKNPGMWTGTVFNGMARLCAPGATFATFTAAGFVKRALREAGFTVNRKRGFGYKWHMLAGSFPGTVCATPQSQRQKIAVIGGGLAGTSVARALADDGHTVVLFEQDDIAAGASGNLRGMINPRISALRSSDSDFYASAYARAVRVVARYPNAGFMACGNLHLIRDADKEKRFTSCRDHWGWHADHMRIIDADAASDIAGVRVDHAALYLPDGGQVSPRELCRAMVQGIERRGGVDIASIIRQESWIIDGEAFDAVVLTSGIECLKHPSLSTLPLHTVRGQIMTVAAKDPVPRANLCFGGYIGAVQDGVQVMGSTFQKWLDTTDLRDEDNDYILGQARDAVPAFVPGTVTGARASLRCAAQDRFPVIGAVAGQPGLYVSTAHGSHGIVSSMAGARILADMIGGGVWSLPGDVVEALNPARFARRIAQKA, via the coding sequence ATGATCCGGTCGGAAATATTTGATGATATTTACTTTTCTGCCGCCAATGGCTGGGCCGAAACGCAACATGTGTTTCTCGGCGGTAATAATCTTGCGCAACGCTGGGCGGATGATGCGGGGGACCGGAGGACCCGGTTTACCATCGCCGAAACGGGATTTGGCACGGGGCTGAATATGCTCTCGGCCTGGGCCTTGTTTGACGAGGTCGCGCCAGAACACCTTAAGCTGGATCTGGTGTCGTTCGAACTTTACCCCCTGACCAAAAATCAAATTGCTGAGGTTCTGGCCCCGTGGGCGGACAAGTTGGGTCAGCATCGTATTGATGCGTTGCTGCGTGATTATCCCATTCGTGTGGCCGGATGGCACAGGATTGAATTATCGCCGCGCGTGACGCTCACTTTGATTTTCGACGATGTGAATGCGGCGATATCGCGTGTGGTGATTCCGGGCGGGGTTGATGCTTGGTTTCTGGACGGTTTCGCCCCGGCAAAAAACCCGGGTATGTGGACGGGCACCGTGTTCAACGGCATGGCGCGGTTGTGCGCGCCGGGTGCGACATTTGCCACGTTTACGGCGGCGGGCTTTGTGAAGCGCGCTTTGCGCGAGGCGGGCTTCACGGTCAATCGAAAACGCGGGTTTGGCTATAAATGGCACATGCTGGCCGGATCGTTTCCGGGGACGGTGTGTGCCACACCGCAATCACAACGCCAAAAAATCGCGGTGATCGGTGGCGGTCTGGCCGGAACATCTGTGGCGCGGGCGTTGGCCGATGATGGCCACACCGTGGTTTTGTTCGAACAGGATGATATTGCAGCCGGTGCATCGGGCAATTTGCGCGGCATGATCAATCCACGCATCAGCGCGTTGCGGTCGTCCGATTCCGATTTTTATGCCTCGGCCTATGCCCGGGCGGTGCGGGTTGTGGCGCGGTATCCGAATGCCGGATTTATGGCGTGCGGAAACCTGCATCTAATCCGTGATGCGGACAAAGAAAAGCGCTTTACATCCTGCCGCGATCATTGGGGATGGCATGCCGATCATATGCGGATCATTGATGCGGATGCGGCGTCGGATATTGCAGGCGTGCGGGTCGATCACGCGGCCCTGTATCTGCCCGATGGCGGACAGGTCAGCCCGCGTGAATTGTGCCGAGCGATGGTGCAGGGGATTGAACGGCGGGGCGGCGTGGATATTGCGTCTATCATCCGTCAGGAATCGTGGATTATTGATGGTGAAGCGTTTGATGCCGTTGTTCTGACCTCTGGTATTGAATGTTTGAAGCATCCGTCATTATCGACGCTGCCGCTTCATACGGTGCGCGGGCAAATCATGACCGTTGCCGCAAAGGACCCGGTACCGCGCGCCAATCTCTGCTTCGGCGGATATATCGGGGCGGTTCAGGATGGTGTGCAGGTGATGGGATCGACATTCCAGAAATGGCTCGACACCACCGACCTGCGGGATGAGGACAATGATTACATTCTGGGGCAGGCGCGGGATGCTGTGCCCGCCTTTGTGCCCGGCACGGTAACAGGCGCGCGGGCATCTTTGCGGTGCGCGGCGCAAGATCGCTTTCCCGTGATCGGGGCCGTCGCGGGCCAGCCGGGATTGTACGTATCCACGGCGCATGGGTCGCACGGTATCGTGTCGTCCATGGCTGGGGCGCGGATTCTGGCGGACATGATCGGGGGCGGGGTCTGGTCCCTGCCGGGGGATGTGGTGGAGGCCCTGAATCCCGCCCGTTTTGCCCGCCGCATCGCGCAAAAGGCCTGA
- a CDS encoding MraY family glycosyltransferase yields the protein MVFDSIDILVWALVAFAAALVGVPAAARLAIRTGFVDAPGGRKDHAGLVPPVGGLVVFPVFVAVLFASGLIDSAFLYFIAGLAVIVFAGAMDDRFAISPRWKFVAQFIAAFLIVIGGGARVGSLGNLFGFGDVWLGWMDIPFSVVATVLLINAINLIDGLDGLAGGKSFVAFAWLLVACLLGGAHDAAVQVAVLMAALAGFLAYNMRHPLRARAAVFLGDSGSMALGLALAWFCITLAKPDTAVIQPISIAWILALPIIDTCAQFARRVAQGRHPFSADRNHFHHHFVNAGVSVGWTMAALCLIGIGMGAVGIGGMVLGVPEPVLSYAWIAMLLTHIYISLRPRRFRRLAAWALRCIRGEKAAD from the coding sequence ATGGTTTTCGATTCCATTGATATTTTGGTCTGGGCCCTTGTGGCCTTTGCGGCGGCGCTGGTCGGTGTTCCGGCGGCGGCGCGTCTGGCGATCCGTACCGGATTCGTGGATGCGCCGGGCGGGCGCAAGGATCATGCCGGGCTTGTCCCCCCCGTTGGTGGGCTGGTCGTGTTCCCGGTTTTTGTGGCGGTGCTGTTTGCGTCCGGCCTGATTGATTCCGCCTTCCTGTATTTTATCGCAGGTCTGGCCGTCATCGTCTTCGCCGGGGCGATGGATGATCGCTTTGCGATTTCGCCGCGCTGGAAATTCGTTGCGCAATTTATCGCCGCGTTCTTGATCGTGATTGGCGGCGGCGCGCGTGTCGGGTCGCTGGGCAATCTGTTTGGCTTTGGCGATGTCTGGCTGGGGTGGATGGATATTCCGTTTTCCGTCGTGGCCACGGTTTTGTTGATCAATGCCATCAATCTGATTGACGGGCTGGATGGTTTGGCGGGCGGGAAAAGCTTTGTCGCGTTCGCATGGTTGCTGGTGGCCTGCCTGCTGGGCGGGGCTCATGATGCGGCGGTGCAGGTCGCGGTGTTGATGGCGGCGCTGGCTGGGTTTCTGGCCTATAATATGCGCCATCCGTTGCGCGCCCGTGCGGCGGTGTTCCTGGGGGATTCGGGCAGCATGGCGTTGGGCCTGGCCCTGGCATGGTTCTGCATCACGCTGGCCAAGCCCGACACGGCTGTAATCCAACCGATTTCAATCGCTTGGATTCTGGCTTTGCCCATCATTGATACATGCGCGCAATTTGCCCGCCGTGTGGCGCAGGGGCGTCACCCATTTTCTGCCGACCGGAACCACTTCCACCACCATTTCGTGAATGCCGGGGTCAGCGTTGGCTGGACCATGGCGGCTTTGTGCCTGATCGGGATTGGGATGGGGGCTGTCGGTATTGGCGGCATGGTTCTGGGCGTGCCAGAGCCGGTGTTGTCCTATGCGTGGATTGCCATGCTGTTGACGCATATTTACATCAGCCTGCGCCCGCGGCGGTTCCGCCGTTTGGCGGCGTGGGCTTTGCGGTGTATCCGCGGGGAAAAAGCGGCGGATTAA
- a CDS encoding dicarboxylate/amino acid:cation symporter, with protein MTQDTRTAHLAHQDLLPLKLPRRLWLWILIGLVTGLATGLILSPDVGGVLNTDQAVPVGEWLALPGVIFLGLIQMVIIPLIFSSIILGICQSGELSFLRQIGLRLVPYFILTTIVAVVIGITISTVIHPGSMIDSADMQSTLHIAEQQAASLQQKTLDDLTVPQRIVNMLPVNLAEASLHRDMLKIVIAALMFGVAILSMPARTARPLIEISESIQALTMQIIGWAMTIAPLAVFGLLADITTRTGKDVLVGMGGYVVTILLGLACIMVFYMMMVRFVAGRSVMDFMKGIREAQLLAFSSSSSAATMPVSMLVAERNLGIRPSVTQVVIPLGATINMDGTAMYQAAAAIFLTQVFGVDLSLNETILLVLTTVGASIGTPAIPGVGIVVLATILTGIGVPPAGVGLILGVDRILDMCRTVVNISGDLTACTVMDRWVPRKDT; from the coding sequence ATGACACAGGACACACGCACCGCGCATCTGGCGCACCAGGATCTTCTCCCCCTCAAACTGCCACGCCGCTTATGGCTGTGGATTTTGATTGGCCTTGTTACGGGTCTTGCCACGGGGTTGATCCTGTCCCCCGATGTGGGCGGTGTTTTGAACACCGATCAGGCCGTGCCGGTGGGCGAATGGCTGGCCTTGCCGGGCGTGATTTTTCTGGGCCTGATTCAAATGGTCATCATCCCGCTGATTTTCAGTTCGATCATTCTTGGCATTTGCCAGAGTGGGGAATTAAGTTTCCTGCGCCAGATTGGTTTGCGACTGGTGCCGTATTTCATACTGACCACAATCGTTGCCGTCGTCATTGGCATTACGATCAGCACGGTGATCCACCCCGGCAGCATGATTGACAGCGCCGACATGCAAAGCACACTGCATATCGCCGAACAACAAGCCGCCAGCCTGCAACAAAAAACGCTGGACGACCTGACAGTCCCGCAACGTATCGTCAATATGCTGCCTGTTAATCTGGCCGAGGCCAGCCTGCACCGCGACATGCTGAAAATCGTGATTGCGGCATTGATGTTTGGCGTGGCCATTTTATCCATGCCCGCCCGCACCGCACGCCCATTGATTGAAATCAGCGAATCCATCCAAGCCCTGACCATGCAGATTATCGGTTGGGCCATGACCATTGCACCGCTGGCCGTCTTCGGCCTGTTGGCCGACATCACCACCCGCACGGGCAAAGATGTGTTGGTCGGCATGGGCGGCTATGTCGTCACGATCCTGCTGGGGCTGGCCTGTATCATGGTGTTTTACATGATGATGGTGCGGTTCGTTGCCGGGCGATCCGTGATGGATTTTATGAAGGGCATTCGCGAGGCCCAATTGCTGGCCTTTTCATCATCCAGCTCGGCGGCAACTATGCCAGTGTCCATGCTGGTGGCGGAACGCAATCTGGGGATTCGCCCGTCTGTGACACAGGTGGTCATCCCGCTGGGGGCGACCATCAACATGGACGGCACCGCCATGTATCAGGCCGCCGCGGCCATTTTCCTGACCCAGGTTTTTGGCGTTGATCTCAGCCTCAACGAAACAATCTTGCTGGTTCTGACCACGGTTGGGGCGTCGATTGGCACGCCCGCCATTCCCGGTGTTGGTATTGTCGTGTTGGCCACAATTTTGACCGGCATTGGCGTTCCGCCCGCTGGTGTGGGATTGATTTTGGGTGTCGATCGTATTCTGGATATGTGCCGCACCGTGGTGAATATCAGCGGCGATCTGACCGCCTGCACCGTCATGGACCGGTGGGTTCCCCGTAAAGACACCTAA